From Tiliqua scincoides isolate rTilSci1 chromosome 2, rTilSci1.hap2, whole genome shotgun sequence, the proteins below share one genomic window:
- the CHRNA6 gene encoding neuronal acetylcholine receptor subunit alpha-6, translating into MLSQKRLGFHYFTFYLWINFFLFPLQDCLACKSEERLFRKLFSRYNHFIRPVENVSDPVTVYFEVAITQLANVDEVNQIMETNLWLRHIWNDYKLRWNPREYEGIEFVRVPADKIWKPDIVLYNNAVGDFQVESRTKALLKYDGTITWTPPAIFKSSCPMDITFFPFDHQNCSLKFGSWTYDKAKIDLLIIGSKVDMNDLWENSEWEIVDASGYKHDIKYNCCEEIYTDITYSFYIRRLPMFYTINLIIPCLFISFLTVLVFYLPSDCGEKVTLCISVLLSLTVFLLVITETIPSTSLVIPLVGEYLLFTMIFVTLSIVVTVFVLNIHYRTPATHTMPNWVKTVFLSLLPKVLMMKRPIQKHIEAKSGKKPKGGASKSSKPKANGFGEAKTYNEHRCCHCGKPNELVTDQKRSHQPVKWAAEQTEYSPEVKEVINSVQFIAENMRSQNETKEVEDDWKYVAMVIDRVFLWVFIILCVFGTVGLFLQPLVADT; encoded by the exons aTTGCTTGGCATGTAAATCTGAAGAAAGACTGTTTCGTAAACTCTTTTCCCGGTACAACCACTTTATCAGACCTGTGGAAAATGTATCTGACCCAGTTACTGTGTATTTTGAAGTGGCAATTACACAGCTTGCAAATGTG GATGAAGTCAATCAGATTATGGAAACAAATCTATGGCTACGACAT atTTGGAACGACTATAAACTGCGATGGAACCCAAGGGAATATGAGGGGATTGAGTTTGTCCGGGTGCCAGCAGATAAAATTTGGAAACCTGATATCGTATTATACAACAA TGCTGTTGGAGATTTTCAGGTGGAAAGCAGGACCAAAGCTCTTCTCAAATACGACGGCACCATTACCTGGACACCCCCTGCCATCTTTAAAAGCTCCTGCCCGATGGATATTACGTTCTTCCCCTTCGATCACCAGAACTGTTCCTTGAAATTTGGATCATGGACTTACGACAAGGCTAAAATTGACCTTCTAATCATCGGTTCCAAAGTGGATATGAATGACTTATGGGAGAACAGCGAATGGGAAATAGTTGATGCTTCTGGTTATAAACATGACATCAAGTACAATTGCTGCGAGGAGATCTATACTGATATAACCTACTCTTTTTATATCCGGAGGCTGCCCATGTTTTACACCATTAATCTGATTATTCCTTGTCTGTTCATTTCATTCCTGACTGTATTGGTTTTTTACCTTCCCTCTGACTGTGGGGAAAAAGTGACCCTGTGCATCTCTGTCCTACTTTCTCTGACTGTCTTCCTCTTGGTAATCACAGAGACAATCCCCTCCACCTCGCTGGTAATCCCACTGGTGGGAGAATACCTGTTGTTCACAATGATATTTGTGACACTCTCTATTGTTGTGACTGTGTTTGTGCTAAACATCCACTATAGGACTCCGGCGACACATACAATGCCCAACTGGGTCAAAACTGTTTTCCTCAGTCTCCTGCCCAAAGTTCTCATGATGAAGAGGCCCATACAGAAACACATTGAAGCCAAATCGGGGAAAAAGCCAAAAGGAGGAGCCAGTAAATCCAGCAAGCCAAAGGCCAATGGCTTTGGAGAAGCAAAAACCTACAATGAGCACCGATGCTGTCATTGTGGCAAACCTAATGAACTGGTCACTGATCAGAAAAGGAGCCACCAGCCTGTGAAATGGGCAGCAGAGCAAACAGAATACTCTCCAGAGGTCAAAGAAGTCATTAACAGCGTTCAGTTCATCGCAGAAAACATGAGGAGTCAAAATGAGACAAAAGAG GTGGAAGATGACTGGAAATATGTTGCCATGGTAATTGACCGAGTGTTCCTTTGGGTATTCATAATTCTCTGTGTATTTGGAACTGTGGGATTATTTCTACAGCCTTTGGTAGCAGACACATAA